CGCCTTTCTTCTCTTGCGAATAATAAAAATCACAACAACAGCAATGACTATTACGACAATAAAAAACGGTGTTATATAGAAGGTTCTCTCATTCGTTTCCTCAGCCGCTGCCATTACTTCTTCTACTGGCTTTTCATAGTGAATATCGAAGGGTACGGTCAATTCCTGCTTATTACCGCCACTATCCTCATATGTAAATAGCACATTACCAGTGAGTTGTTCTGGTATCTCCCCATTAATGGATACACTATAGATATCCATTCTACCGGATGGCAGGTCCCCTACATAATAATTACTATTAATGGCTTCATAATCACCTTCAAGATCCACCATAAGATTCTTAAGTAATGCTTTTCCTGTATTATAGAAATCTACTTCCAGTGTATAGCCATCATCACGAACATTTCCGACACGAACATTGGATGCCGTTAATTGTGTTTGCTCCGCAACCGGAATATGTATCGTTTCCTGATCAGTATATATGGTTCCCTCTGTATCTTCATAGCTAAAATCAAATTTCACATCACAAACACTACCTTTGTATGCGGCAGGAATCATCATTTTCACTTTGGATGTTACCTGTTCCTCACTATCCAGCTTAGCAAAATACACGCTGTCACTTTGTCCGACAATGACAATATTAGAGGTTTGCGTAACACTGTCTATGGAGTTGATTGTCATCTTCATATTCTTAATGGATTTCTCTGTGCTGGTGTTCGTAAGAGCAAAGGATAGTTCAAATTCTTCTCCCAGCAAAATGGTATCCGGCATATCCAGCTGATCTACGATAATCTTTGGTGCGGTTGTCCCCTCCTTATCCCCTTTCACCATGACACCCATGCTTTGGATGATGGTCTTTGTCTCCACCTCATCCCCTGCTTTCTCATCATAGGTGATTTGAAAGGAAATCGGAACACCTCTGGTCTGTTCCTGTTTAACAGCCACTAGCTTGAATTGTGCCTTCTTTGACTTTCCCGGTGCCAATTGATCGATTCGTACATTACTGCTGCCCTTAGACATTACTTCTGCTGTTCCGTTAAAGGCAACCTCGATGTTTTCGAGATTATTCTCTCCTGAATTGTATAAGCTAAAGCCAACTGTAAATGTTTCTTCTCCTTGTACCTGATCCGGAAGAATGAGATTATTAATCTCTAATGCTCCCTTTTTCACTCCTTCCGGCTTTAGATATAGCTGATAGCTTTCTTTGTTGTGAATGCTGTTACCCATCTTATCCGTATAGCTGATATGCACCTCATATGGATATGTTCCCTCTGCTGCATTGCTCGCAATCTTATAATCAAAAGATGCGGTCAGTGTGTCATCCCCATTTTTCTTGGGACTCTTTTTTAACTTCTTCTCTTGATATATAAAGGTTTCTGTGGCTAATCCCTCCAGCCATACATTCAGATTTTTGTAAGTAACACCGGATTCTTTTTCAATCTCTACTTGAAACGTAAGAACCTTGTCACGGGCAGGTATCTCCGGAGTCGTTTTCACATCTACTACCTGGATATCACTAGCACCATCATTTGCTGTTACTTTGATATAACCACTTAGAGAGGCTGTGCAGGCTTCCTTATTTTCTCCCTCTCCAACTACTTTATAGGTTATCGGGTAAATCCCGGGTGTGGCCGTTCCATTCACAGTCAGCTCATACTCAAAGCTCTGCTCGCCTCCTGCTGATATCTGACTATTTGTTGGCTTCATATAAATCTGATTGATATTCAGATAGGACAGAACATCAGAGGATAATTCAGGAGTTATTAATACCTTTTTCACTGCATAATCGGAGTTATTCTGAACCTTGATTTTCACTTTACCAGTTTTACCTATACCGAGAGTCTGAATATCCCCCGAGGTAATCATAAATTTAGGGGTTCCGGGATTGGTTGCCGAATCATCGAAAGTGACTAACAGCTGTTCTTCAATGGCCGGATTTTCCCCTGTATAGTCATCATAGGTGATTTTAAGTGGAATTCGATTACTTAAGGTTGCATGACATTTAAATGCCAAGGTAACTGAAACGGAGGTATTATGATCCAATTGATCTGCCACCTTGAACGCTGCTCCCTTATGCAGAACTGAAAAATCCGAGGATTCTACCTGTATATAGATATTTCTTAAATGCCCAGCCGAGTTGTTGTGCAGATCAAAGGAGGCAGTAAAGGTCTCTCCTTTACTTATGGAGGAATCCGATATGGATACATTTTCAATTATAATATCTGGTTTTTCTGCAGACACAGTAATAGGTCTGATTTGCAATAGAATACAGATGCTCAAGAACAGCACCCATAATATGCTCTTTTTCTTTGCCATGAGATTATCCTTTCTTCTTTCATTATTTGAGTAATTATCAGCTTTGTTCAGCCTTAACTTGATTTTTTATTATCAACAACCTTTTCAACCAGACCATCTTTCATATAAAAAATCCGATCTGCATAATAGCTAAGCTCTTCATCATGAGTTACCATTACAAAGGTTTGATTATGCTTTTGAATCATCCCCAGCATAATTTGCATTACCTCTTCCGTCGTCTTCGTATCGAGATTCCCCGTGGGCTCATCTGCAAATACAATTTCCGGGTTATTAATAAATGCCCTGGCAATACTTACTCTCTGCTGTTGTCCGCCACTCATCTGGTTCGGCTTATGATAAAGTCTGTCTCCTAGTCCGACGGATATCAGCATTTCCTTGCCCCTACGTAGCCTTTCTCTTTCATTGAAGCGATTAAAGGTTAGTGGCAGACATACATTTTCAATGGCAGAACGGGTAGGTAGAAGATTATACGATTGAAAAATAAACCCTACATGCTTTTTTCGGATATTGGTGATTTTCGTTTCATTTAGACTATGTATCGGTTCCTGATTTAGATATATCTCACCTTCACTAGGTCTTTCTAATCCTGCCAGCATATTAAGCAATGTAGATTTACCAGAGCCCGATTTACCTAATAAGGCCACAAACTCACCTTTTTTTATCTCCAGGTTAATACCACGTAGGGCTTCGACCTTTTCCTTTCCCATGATATATGTTTTCTTCACATTAATGCATTTAATTATTTCCATTGTTATCCCCCATGCACGATAAACTAATAATTGTTATAAATGCGGATTGATGCGCCTCAATCTGGAAGCCTCCCTTCTGTTGCTCAACAATCTCTTTGCATATGGCAAGTCCTAAACCAGCACTCTTAAATAAGGTGTGAAGAATGCTCCAGATTATAGATTACCTGAATATCTATCTCCTCCAATAAATTTTATCATTGGTAATTTTTTCATTTTTTATTATAAAGTACATATCGTAATAAATAAAGTCAGATTTCTTAATTATTTCTTACAATTCTTTATAATATAAGAAAATCGGATGGATTTCTTATATAAAAAGAAAGGCTTAACGGAGGATCTATGCTCCACCGTTAAGCCCAATTTACTTTATATTATGAATTATCTTTAACCGAATAATGAGAAAGTTAAGAAGATTGTTGCAGTTAAGGATGCTACCAAGGAAACTACGGTAATCTGAGTATTGATGGAAGGACCTGCGGTATCCTTAAATGGATCACCTACTGTATCACCAACAACACCTGCCTTATGTGCATCGGAACCTTTGCCGCCATTATTACCTGCTTCAATGTACTTCTTTGTGTTATCCCAGAGTCCACCGGAATTAGACATGAAGAGCGCAAATAACAGACCACTGATAATGTTACCTGTGATAAATCCGCCGATTGCCTGTACACCGCCAATAATACCAACAAGGATTGTACAGATAATAACCATTAAGCCGGCAGGAATTAATTCTTTGATTGCACCATGTGTTGCGATCTCAATACATTTATCATATTCCGGATCTGCTTTCCCTTCCTTCAGTCCAACGATCTCTTTGAACTGACGATGAATTTCTGCTACCATACGTTGTGCATTACGGTCAACACCTAACATTAGCATTGCAGAGAACACTGCTGGTATCGCAGCACCAAACAATAATCCAAAGAATACTACCGGGTTAATAATATCAAAGCCCTGGATATAATTCTCTCCTGCGGAAATCATTCCAGCTTCTGTAGCAGCTGTATTTACCTCACTCATAAACGCACCAAGAAGTGCAATAACTGTGAGTCCTGCAGCACCGATAGCAAAGCCTTTTGTAACAGCTTTAACTGTATTGCCCGCACTATCAAGGGAGTCTGTGATCTCAAGAGCCTCATCACCCAGACTGCCCATCTCAACAAGTCCACGAGCGTTATCTACAATCGGTCCATAAGCATCATTTGAGATAATCATACCTACGATGGATAACATACCCACAGCTGCCATAGAAATACCAAACATCGCATATCCATTACCAAGTGGTTCACAAATTTTATAAGCTGCAAGAGCTGAAACACCAATACCGATCATGGATGGCAATGCGCTAATTAAACCGTAGGAAACACCGGATAATATAGTAAAAGCTGGTCCTGATTCACAAGCCTTCGCTACTGCATGAACCGGAGGTCTACGATCATCGGTGAAATAGTCACTGGCAATACCAATAATAACACCAACAGCAAGGCCAATTGCACTTGCTGCCCAGATCTCCCACTTGAAATCAAAAGCATAGGTTGCAATTGCAGTTAATACAGCGAATATAGCTGTAGTTACATAAGTATTCGTATTCAATGCTCTGGTCGGATCGCCGCCTTCCTTCATTCGAGCAGATAAAACTCCAATCAATGATGCAAACAGTCCAATTGCAGCATAGCAAAATACCATTGCAGCATTCACAAAACCGCCTGCTGTTTTATCAAGGGCTGCTGCCATAACAAGTGCGGCTGCCATAGAAGCAACATTAGAATCAAATAAGTCTGCACCCATACCAGCAACATCACCTACATTATCACCAACATTATCAGCGATAACGGCAGGGTTTCTCGGATCATCCTCAGGAATACCAAGTTCAACCTTACCACATAAATCTGCACTGATATCGGCAGTCTTTGTAAATATTCCACCGCCTGCCTTTGCAAATAGAGCCATAGAACTTGCACCAAAGCTGAAGCCAAGAAGGGCAGTTGTATCTCCTGTTATGAGGAAAACCAAGGTAACACCCAGTAAGCTGGAACCAACTACTGCCATACCCATAACAGCTCCACCACGGAAGCCTGACATAAATGAGGGCTTAATTCCTTTTGTAGCGGCTTCTGCTGCTTTAATATTGGCGATTGTTGCGATACTGATACCGATCTTACCAGCTATACCGGAGAAGATTGTACCAAGTATGTAAGATACCGCCATTATTACATTATCTAAAACATTGCCCTTCCACACAGGAACCGGAAGGAAAATAAAAATTAGAATTGCTGCTACTGTACAGAAACGTACAAGCGTCTTGTACTCTTTTGCGAGGAACGTATTCGCACCGTTCCGAATTAATTTACCCACCTCAGCGATACGTTGATTCGAGGAGGGCTGTGAAGATACCCATTTGTAGAGCCAGAAGGCTGCTCCAAATGCCAAAAGTGAAATTACGATTGATGCAATTTGGAAAAAAGTTAAGTTAAACAAAATGCTCATCTTCCTTTCTTTTTATGGCTTATTTAGCAAAATTTCGCTTTGTCTCAAATGCTATCATATTTATGTTCTTTGTGCAACAAAAAACTAATATTATAATTCAATTATTGCATATTGTATAAATCATAAACTATTTAGTATAATTTTATTCTCTAATCTGTTATTTTTCTACAATATTATATCGTATTTTTGTGCATTTTGTCAACTAATCTAAATTGTGTATAGTTAATATTACTTTATTTAAAATTGTCAAATTAATATCAATTAAATTGTCATTTTTTTATCAATCAATTTTCACTAAAATGGCGTAAAAATCTTATGAATCAGCATTGACATACATATGAAAAATGAGCTACAATGAATTCAATTTGATTAACCTGTCATTGCTGTTCATACTTCGTACAAGCTATGGTTGAAGCGGTTCGGTAATGGCGGATCATTCTAAGGAGGACTATATTTTATGGAATTCTTATTGTCAGGTATTATGGCAATCACTTGGCAACAGTGTGTAATGTATGCCGTTGGACTAATTTTAATTTATTTAGCAATTGAGAAAGGCTTTGAACCAGCACTGCTTTTGCCAATGGGATTTGGTGCAATACTAGTAAATATCCCCATGTCCGGTGTATTAAATCAGATTCAAGAAGGAGTAGGGGAAACACACGGTATTATTCAGTGGTTATTCGAAACAGGAATTGATGCATCAGAGGCTCTACCTATCCTGTTATTCATCGGTATTGGAGCTATGATTGATTTTGGTCCCCTGTTATCCAATCCGAAGATGATCTTATTCGGAGCCGCAGCACAATTTGGTATCTTTTTCACCATATTAATTGCTGTATTACTTAACTTTGACTTAAAGGACGCAGCTTCCATTGGTATTATAGGTGCGGCAGATGGTCCTACTTCCATTCTTGTGTCACAGATACTACATTCGGATTATGTCGGGCCCATAGCAGTCGCCGCATATTCCTACATGGCATTGGTTCCGATAGTACAGCCCTTTGCTGTGAAGCTGGTTACTACAAAGAAAGAACGTTTAATCCGTATGGATTACAATCCTAAGTCAGTTTCCAGAACCACCCGAATCCTGTTCCCGATCATAGTATCCTTTATTGCAGGTCTTATTGCACCTCAATCAGTGGCACTAGTAGGGTTCCTAATGTTTGGTAATTTACTTAGAGAATGTGGTGTTCTTGGTAGCTTATCCGATGCCGCTCAGAATATCCTTTCGAACCTGATCACCTTATTATTAGGTATTACCATCGCATTCAGTATGAAAGCAGAGGCATTCGTTAATGTTGATACATTACTTATCATGGGCTTAGGCTTAGTGGCATTCGTATTTGACACCATTGGTGGTGTATTATTTGCTAAGTTCCTGAACCTGTTCCTCAAGAAGAAGATTAATCCTATGGTTGGAGCAGCCGGTATCTCCGCTTTCCCTATGTCAGCCCGTGTTGTTCAGAAGATGGGTCTGGCTGAGGATCCTTCCAATCACCTCTTAATGCATGCTATTAGTGCCAATGTATCCGGACAAATCGGATCCGTTGTGGCAGGCGGTGTTGTAATTAAGATTGTACTAGACATTCTTGCCAGATAGGTGTTACTAGGAAATATCATTGTTGATTGAGCCTGTTAAACAGGTATACGGAGGTAAATATGGAACAGAATATTGAATATGCTTTAGAAATTATGGGAATGGGAATGCTCTCGATTTTTACAGTTATAGTTGTTTTATTACTTATCATAGTTCTCCTTGCTAAAGTAACTGGAGGAAAGAAAAAGGTAAATGAAGAATAAGTACTTATCTATTATTATATATAGAATTTAAGTATACAAAAAGTGTATTAAATCGGAATTCATCAATTGATGTCCAGATTTGATACACTTTTCTTATGCTACATATTACGGTTCTATTATCCTAATGCTACGTCAAGGAACATCATGATTGCAAAGCCCAGCATTGCTCCTATCGTCCCTACATTAGAATGATGCTTTTCCTGTTGAGCTTCCGGAATTAATTCCTCAACCACTACATAAATCATTGCTCCTGCTGCAAAGGACAGGGCATATGGTAGAATAGGCTTCATTGCAACTACTGCCACAGCTCCCAGCACACCGGCTATCGGCTCTACAATTCCAGATGCCTGACCATATATAAAGCTTTTCAGTCGGGAAAGACCTTCTCTTCTTAAGGGTACAGATACCGCTGCACCTTCAGGGAAATTCTGAAGCCCTATTCCAATTGCAAGAGCTGCCGCTCCTGCAAAGGTTGCTGCTGGTAATTCCGCAGCGATAGCACCAAAGGCAACACCAACTGCAAGACCTTCCGGTATGTTATGAAGGGTAATAGCCAGAACAAGTAATACACTTCTCTGCCAACTAGTTTCAAGTCCTTCTGGTTCCTGTGCTACACCAATATGAAGGTGGGGCATCAATATATCGACCAACCACAGAAATAAACCACCTGCCAAAAAACCTACCACTGCAGGAAGCCATGGTATTCCGCCGGCTTCTTCTGCCATCTCAATTGCGGGTGAAAGCAGTGACCAGAAGCTGGCTGCTATCATAACCCCAGCGGCAAATCCAAGCATCCCATCCAGAATCCTTTTATTAATCGTTTTGAATATGAATACTGTGGAAGATCCAAGCGCTGTAACGAACCATGTAAACAGGGTTGCCAGGAGTGCCTGGACTACAGGATCTAATGATATGAACCAATCCATTAAAAAACCTCCTTCGTTATAGTATATTTCAAAAATTTAATCTGTCGACTAAATTAATAAAAATCTAGTAATATTATATCACTCCTTTCACTTAAATTCTATGATCTTAAGTAGAATCCATTAAATGGAAACCACTTCCAATACTGTTGACATTTCCCAGATAAAAAGTATAATTAATTATATGCTTTTTTAGTTTACCTTAATAAAGGAAACTCAAAAGATAAATTTATATTTAAGGAGACGAGACAACTATGGGAGAAAATGATTACAACCCCTACGCAACAGCTCAAGCACAGTTTGATCACGTAGCCGATCTAATTGATTTAGATCCTCCAATACGTGAACTCTTACGTCAGCCAAGCCGTGAATTTCACTTTACGATTCCGGTAAAAATGGACGACGGTACAACGAAAATATTTAACGGTTATCGTATTCAGCACAATGATGCACGCGGACCTGCCAAAGGTGGCATTCGCTTCCATCCCCAAGAAACAATTGATACCATAAGAGCATTATCTCTGTGGATGACATGGAAATGTGCTGTTGTTGATATTCCTCTAGGAGGAGCAAAAGGTGGCGTAATATGCGATCCACATAATTTATCTCTCGCTGAACAAGAGAGATTATGCCGTGGTTACGCAAGACAGATGGCTAAGAACATTGGTCCTTTCGATGATGTTCCTGCTCCCGATGTAATGACAAATGGCCAGCATATGCTTTGGATGATGGATGAATATGAAGCAATTCATGGTGGACATTATCCTGGTACCATTACCGGAAAACCTGTTGGCATGGGAGGTTCCCTCGGACGTACAGAGGCTACAGGATACGGCGTTATATATACTTTAAGAGAAGCATTAAAGGCCTTAAATATTGATATTGCAAATACTACAGCATCCCTTCAGGGCTTCGGTAACGTAGCAGAGTATGCAGCACGTCTTTATACACAAATGGGTGGAAAGATCATTGCTATTTCCTGTTGGGATAATAACGATAAAAAAGCTTATACATACCGTAATGTAAATGGATTCGATATAGATCAGATGGTTTCTATCAAAGATTCCTTCGGTACAATCGATAAGCAAAAAGCAGCAAGTATGGGTATCGAATTACTGGATGGCAACGATTGGCTTTCCCAGGATGTTGATATTCTGCTTCCATGTGCTCTTGAAAACCAGTTAACTCCGGAATCCTTTAAGAAAATCAGCAATAAGGTAAAGGTTATATGTGAAGGTGCTAACGGACCAACCACCCCGGATTGCGATGAGTTAATTAAGGCAAGGAACATCTATCTAATTCCTGACTTTTTATGTAATGCAGGCGGTGTAACCTGTAGTTATTTTGAACAGGTTCAGTGTAATATGAACTATTTCTGGTCAAGAGAGGAAGTATTAGAAAAGCTGGATTACAAAATGACAGCTGCCTTTAAAGCTGTTCATAAACTGTCCCAGGAAAAGAAGCTCTATATGAGAGATGCTGCATATGTCATTGCAATTAATCGAGTTGCAGAAGCAGTAAAACTTCGCGGTTGGGTATAATATCTATCCCTTTCTTTTGTTATGAATAATTATTGATATGACTATTATTCACTAGTCCATATCATTTTCGGGTGCCATAAGTCGCCCATTTGCTGTTGTAATCATAAGTAAATACGACTTCTGGCACCCATATTTTACTGTATGTAAGTAACAAGATTAGGGCGTTTAAGACTGTGAAATGAATATTAGTGCATATATGTTCATTAATAGTAGACTTTTGACCCCATATCATTTATCACATTGATAAAATTATCATAATCCGATTTTTTCTTAGCAACAGGTCTGTGCCTGCGCTGCGTGCACAACCTTATACAGATTCTAGCAGCGCAGAAACGAGGATAAACATGAACCGTTATAAAAATATATCCAAGGATGTATTAGTAGAACGTGCAAAAGAATTAGAGTGTCTTTATCTGATTGATGAAGTATTGGCAGAAGATCCTTTGTCAGAGGCTTTGATAAAGATAACTAAGATTATTCCTCTTGGATTTAGAAATATTATAGAATGTGTAGCTGTAATACAAGTAAATGATCAACTATATGAAACGAAACCAATTACTGAAAAAGGTGATGAACTGGTTGTTCGTATTAAAATAAATAACGAAAATATTGGATACATAAAGGTTATGTATCCCTATCATACCTTTCCAGATGGGGAACAGGTATTTCTACCACAGGAAATAAAGCTTCTGAATACAATTGCGAATCGAATATCCGATTGCATTCAGAATTTGAACCATAAGAATATAGATGACTATCGAAAGAAATGGGAAACAATTATTGATCTTCTGCATAGAACAGACCCCGATATGTTATTGTATGTCTGTGAGAAGATGCTCGCGCTCTTAGCTAATACCAACCAAAATCTGATATTAGATATTTATCAGAAGATGGACTGGATGAGATATACTCATCATGGCGAAATTAATTTTCCACTAGAAACTATCCCTGAAGTTGACGTCAACCGTTTATGTCAGATATTATTTCAATCAGCAAGAAATTGCTTGACGGACGCCCAGATTTATGACTATACCAGTCTATGGATCTATCAGGGTAAAACATATGAATTAATAAAGACCGTAGATAAGAAAGACGCAGATGTAAAAATCATCTTAAAAGCATTAAATCAATATCGAAAGGCTGTCCAGAACAACGAAATGTCCAGTGAGGCAACAAGACGTTGGCTTACTGTTGAATTAGTGCGTCGTTTTATAACAGATAACCCGAAGTCCATAGCGATTGCTCAAAAGTATATCACAGTGGAAGCCTTTTGCGATCTTCTGGATTCCTTTATCTGCTCCCCTAATAGCATTGGTAAGATAGGCGGTAAGGGTACAGGCTTCTTTCTTGCGCATCAGATTATTGATGCTCACAAGGAAGAAAATGATTTACTATCCAATGTACGCTTTCCTAGAACCTGGTACATATCCTCAGATGAATTGACGAATCTAATCGAAAATAATGGACTTGACGAGCTAAATGAACATAAATACCTTGATATCATAGAAATTCGTACCAGTTACCCGAGAATTATTCAAATGCTAAAAAGCTCTAATTTCTCATCCTATGTATTAAATGATCTAAATCAAATTCTTGAACATTGCCAGGATAAGCCTCTGATTGTTCGATCATCCAGTCTTCTGGAGGACCAGATCAACTCTGCTTTTTCTGGAAAATACAAAAGCCTGTTTATAACGAATACCGGGACAAAAGCAGAACGTCAAAAGCAACTGGTTCAGGGAATTCTTGAAGTATATGCCTCCATGTTTAATCCCGACTCGATACAATACAGAAAAGAACGTAACCTTCTGGATTGCTCGGAGCAAATGGGAATTATGATTCAGGAGGTGGTTGGAACAAAGGTTGGACCATACTATTTTCCTCTCTTTGCGGGTGTGGCCTTTAGTAATAACGAATTACGATGGTCTCCACGATTAAAGCGTGAGGATGGATTAATTCGGTTGGTAATGGGTCTTGGAACGAGAGCCGTTGACCGTGTCGGTGATGACTATCCCACATTAATTTCACCCGGCCAGCCGAATCTTCGTGTCAATCAGCAGCCAAGAGAATTAAAGAAATATTCTCCCCAAATGATGGATGTCATTGATATAGAGCATAATCGATTTCTTACCCTGCCGATCTCAGAAGTAATTAAAGAGTACGGCTACGAGATTCCCTGCCTGAATTATGTAGCCTCTGTATTAAATAATGACATTATAACCGATCTCAATCGATTTACTACAGATTTAAAGTCCGCAGATATCATCATTACCTTTGATGGTATGAATAAAAAAACCACCATCCTCAAGCAAATTCAAGCCATTATGTCCCTCTTACAGGAGAAGTTGGGATATCCAGTAGATATTGAATTTGCCAGTGACGGC
The nucleotide sequence above comes from Variimorphobacter saccharofermentans. Encoded proteins:
- a CDS encoding PEP/pyruvate-binding domain-containing protein, translated to MNRYKNISKDVLVERAKELECLYLIDEVLAEDPLSEALIKITKIIPLGFRNIIECVAVIQVNDQLYETKPITEKGDELVVRIKINNENIGYIKVMYPYHTFPDGEQVFLPQEIKLLNTIANRISDCIQNLNHKNIDDYRKKWETIIDLLHRTDPDMLLYVCEKMLALLANTNQNLILDIYQKMDWMRYTHHGEINFPLETIPEVDVNRLCQILFQSARNCLTDAQIYDYTSLWIYQGKTYELIKTVDKKDADVKIILKALNQYRKAVQNNEMSSEATRRWLTVELVRRFITDNPKSIAIAQKYITVEAFCDLLDSFICSPNSIGKIGGKGTGFFLAHQIIDAHKEENDLLSNVRFPRTWYISSDELTNLIENNGLDELNEHKYLDIIEIRTSYPRIIQMLKSSNFSSYVLNDLNQILEHCQDKPLIVRSSSLLEDQINSAFSGKYKSLFITNTGTKAERQKQLVQGILEVYASMFNPDSIQYRKERNLLDCSEQMGIMIQEVVGTKVGPYYFPLFAGVAFSNNELRWSPRLKREDGLIRLVMGLGTRAVDRVGDDYPTLISPGQPNLRVNQQPRELKKYSPQMMDVIDIEHNRFLTLPISEVIKEYGYEIPCLNYVASVLNNDIITDLNRFTTDLKSADIIITFDGMNKKTTILKQIQAIMSLLQEKLGYPVDIEFASDGEAIYLLQCRPQSRSRDNTPAAIPSNIPAQSTVFTANKYISNGKVTGIRSVVYIDPVGYSKLEKYEDLISVGSAVSEINRILPRRSFILMGPGRWGSRGDIKLGVPIAYSDINNCAMLIEIAQKESKYQPELSFGTHFFQDLVEENIKYLPLYPEDSNVIFNKAFFLSTKNALRNILPNYAYLEDVIKVVQIEENFYGQEMIVLMNADLEKAIAYIEPPAQLTAIQNTNMADIENELAESEDQGWKWRHYMAERIAAQIDMEALGIKGIYLFGSTNNCTARLNSDIDLLIHIDASDEQKQQLTTWLNGWSIALSEMNYLKTGYKSDGLLDVHYITDQDIRDKTSYAIKINSIYDPAHPLRVRN